Proteins from one Blattabacterium cuenoti genomic window:
- a CDS encoding FtsB family cell division protein: MKKKYKFLKKKYFWISFFFLIWMCFFDSNSFILHYKFEKNIKEMILDRDYLKKKILLEENQLKKLTMDPKYLEKLARERFYMKKEDEDLFVVSS, encoded by the coding sequence ATGAAAAAAAAGTATAAATTTTTAAAAAAAAAATACTTTTGGATTAGTTTTTTTTTCCTTATATGGATGTGTTTTTTTGATTCTAATTCTTTTATTCTACATTATAAGTTTGAGAAAAATATTAAAGAAATGATATTAGATAGGGATTATTTGAAGAAAAAAATTTTATTAGAAGAAAATCAATTAAAAAAATTGACTATGGATCCTAAATATTTAGAAAAATTAGCAAGAGAAAGATTTTATATGAAAAAAGAAGATGAAGATTTATTTGTAGTATCATCTTAA
- the ybeY gene encoding rRNA maturation RNase YbeY: MIKLFYISDFKIKNESFFIQEICILLNNEGMYIGNINYVFCNDNYLLDMNEKYLQKDFYTDVLSFNYSIKKWISGDIFISIDRVFENSKIWNQSFMVEIKRVMIHAALHLLGYDDQNKVDRKIMKKKENFYLNFFQF; the protein is encoded by the coding sequence ATGATTAAATTATTTTATATTTCTGATTTTAAAATCAAAAACGAGTCTTTTTTTATTCAAGAAATTTGTATTTTATTAAATAATGAAGGGATGTATATTGGAAATATTAATTATGTTTTTTGCAATGATAATTACCTTTTAGATATGAATGAAAAATATTTGCAAAAAGATTTTTATACAGATGTTCTTTCATTTAATTATTCTATCAAAAAATGGATATCTGGAGATATTTTTATTAGTATAGATCGTGTTTTTGAAAATTCTAAAATATGGAATCAATCTTTCATGGTTGAAATAAAACGAGTTATGATACATGCTGCATTGCATCTTTTAGGATATGATGATCAAAACAAAGTAGATAGAAAAATAATGAAAAAAAAAGAGAATTTTTATTTAAATTTTTTTCAATTTTGA
- a CDS encoding CDP-alcohol phosphatidyltransferase family protein codes for MIKIIPNLLSLLNLFCGCMSIIFLQSRNFDASSFTTLLSVIFDFLDGFVSRLIKNENKFGKELDSLSDMVSFGIVPSIIVFILLKTMKKKIPFIEWFSFLISIFSACRLAKFNINPYNNIYRGLTTTVNTLFFSSLSIIITTHSAVSFFAKKIIMSPIIMLFLIFFSCYFLVSKIPMISLNFNGLLWKKNKIRYIFLLISTFLLLTLHVVAIPCIIICHITISIFFHKKKNMKKI; via the coding sequence TTGATAAAAATAATTCCAAACTTATTAAGTTTATTGAATCTTTTTTGTGGATGTATGTCCATAATTTTTTTACAATCAAGAAATTTTGATGCTTCTTCTTTTACAACTTTACTTTCAGTAATATTTGATTTTTTAGATGGTTTTGTATCTAGATTAATAAAAAATGAAAACAAGTTTGGAAAAGAATTAGATTCTCTTTCTGATATGGTTTCTTTTGGTATAGTTCCATCTATAATAGTTTTCATTTTATTGAAAACAATGAAAAAGAAAATTCCGTTTATTGAATGGTTTTCTTTTTTGATTTCTATTTTTTCCGCATGTCGTCTTGCTAAATTTAATATTAATCCTTACAATAATATATATAGAGGATTGACTACCACTGTAAATACTTTATTTTTCTCTTCTTTATCTATTATTATCACAACTCATTCTGCAGTTTCTTTTTTTGCAAAAAAAATCATAATGTCTCCTATCATAATGCTTTTTTTAATATTCTTTTCTTGTTATTTTTTAGTATCTAAAATACCAATGATTTCCTTAAATTTCAATGGTCTTCTTTGGAAGAAGAATAAAATACGTTATATTTTTTTATTGATTAGTACATTTCTTTTATTAACTTTACATGTAGTTGCTATTCCATGCATTATTATTTGTCACATAACAATCTCAATCTTTTTTCATAAAAAGAAAAATATGAAAAAAATATGA
- the fumC gene encoding class II fumarate hydratase, which translates to MIYRTEKDILGVVKVPVDKYWGAQTERSRKNFKIGSESSMPIEIIHSFGLLKKASAHANFEFGLLSKKKRDLISFVCDEIIEGKLNDQFPLVIWQTGSGTHTNMNVNEVISNRSHVLMGCVLGEKKSFIHPNDDVNMSQSSNDTFPTAMHIASYKKLVEETIPSIKILRENLEEKSKSFQDVIKIGRTHLMDATPITLGQEFSGYVSQIDHGLYSIEKSLDHLSELAIGGTAVGTGLNAPNGYDTKVTKYICKYTGYPFKVAKNKFEELSSHSAMIEAHGALKQISVSLIKISNDIRFLSSGPRSGIGEIFIPENEPGSSIMPGKINPTQCEAIIMVCTQVLGNDVSISMAGSSGNYELNVAKPLIVYNFLQSSQLLADACTSFSSFCIKGIKPNYQRIQEFLDKSLMLVTALSTSIGYEKSAKIAKCAYENNSSLKEEAIRLGYLTEIQFEELVNPSRMV; encoded by the coding sequence ATGATTTATAGAACAGAAAAAGATATTTTAGGTGTAGTGAAAGTTCCTGTAGATAAATATTGGGGAGCACAAACGGAAAGATCAAGAAAAAATTTTAAAATTGGTTCAGAATCTTCTATGCCTATAGAAATTATTCATTCATTTGGTTTATTAAAAAAAGCTTCTGCTCATGCAAACTTTGAATTTGGTCTTTTATCTAAAAAAAAAAGAGATCTTATTTCTTTTGTTTGTGATGAAATTATAGAAGGGAAATTAAACGACCAATTTCCTTTAGTCATATGGCAAACAGGTTCCGGAACTCATACAAACATGAATGTGAATGAAGTAATTTCCAATAGAAGTCATGTTTTAATGGGATGTGTACTTGGTGAAAAAAAATCTTTCATTCACCCCAATGATGATGTTAATATGTCTCAATCATCTAATGATACCTTTCCTACAGCAATGCATATTGCTTCTTATAAAAAATTAGTAGAAGAAACTATTCCTTCTATTAAGATATTAAGAGAAAATTTAGAAGAAAAATCCAAGTCATTTCAAGATGTGATTAAAATAGGAAGAACCCATTTAATGGATGCAACTCCCATTACTTTAGGACAAGAGTTTTCCGGTTATGTTTCTCAAATAGATCATGGGTTATACTCTATTGAAAAAAGTTTAGATCATCTTTCTGAATTAGCCATAGGAGGAACTGCCGTTGGAACTGGATTAAACGCTCCTAATGGGTATGATACAAAAGTCACTAAATACATATGCAAATATACAGGATATCCTTTTAAAGTCGCAAAAAATAAATTCGAGGAATTATCATCTCATAGTGCTATGATTGAAGCTCACGGTGCTCTTAAACAAATATCCGTTTCTTTAATAAAAATATCAAATGATATTCGTTTTTTATCTTCTGGTCCACGTTCAGGAATTGGAGAAATTTTTATTCCTGAAAATGAACCAGGATCTTCTATCATGCCTGGAAAAATAAATCCTACTCAATGTGAAGCTATTATTATGGTTTGTACACAAGTTCTAGGAAACGATGTATCCATTTCTATGGCAGGATCTTCAGGAAACTATGAATTAAATGTAGCTAAACCATTAATAGTATATAATTTTTTACAATCTTCCCAACTACTTGCAGATGCTTGCACATCTTTCTCTTCCTTTTGCATAAAAGGAATAAAACCTAATTATCAAAGAATTCAAGAATTCTTAGATAAATCTTTAATGCTTGTAACAGCATTAAGTACTAGTATAGG
- the mnmG gene encoding tRNA uridine-5-carboxymethylaminomethyl(34) synthesis enzyme MnmG: MFVDIYDIIVVGGGHAGLEASFASSNMGSKTLLITTNLQTIGQMSCNPAIGGIAKGQMVREIDALGGYSGIVSDHSMIQFRMLNKSKGPAMWSPRAQCDRKLFSYYWRFFLEKNARLDLYQDTVTSLIIEKDTIKGVKTFFGLKIKGKSVILTNGTFLNGKIHIGKKKIKGGRIAEQEVRGITEQLTKHFGLKYGRMKTGTSPRVDGRSLNYDKMKCQNGDTFPQKFSFFDDTKKLTKQRKCYITCTNQKVHDLIRQYLDYSPIFSKSIQGASPRYCPSIEEKIFRFPDKKEHPIFIEPEGWNTVEVYINGFSTSFPEKIQYESLKKISGFEKVKILRPGYAIEYDYFPPEQLKLTLESKIIKNLFFAGQINGTTGYEEASAQGLMAGINAYLKVMQKEPLIITRNQAYIGVLIDDLITKGTKEPYRMFTSRAEYRMLLRQDNADVRLTPIGYNIGLISEKKMRILDTKKSKIEKCIHLFHNMNINPKIINPILDTKKSPRICFDKKVENILSRSEISIKDIISIPFLMEKIRKNDFNQEILEQVSIQIKYKGYIEREKENAKKLLKLEKLKIPNNFDYKKIQSLSLEAREKLDYYRPESLAQASRISGISPSDLSILLIYMKR, encoded by the coding sequence ATGTTTGTAGATATATATGATATTATAGTCGTTGGAGGAGGACATGCTGGGCTAGAAGCTTCTTTTGCATCTTCTAACATGGGCTCCAAAACTCTACTTATTACTACTAATTTACAAACTATAGGTCAAATGTCATGTAATCCAGCTATAGGAGGTATAGCTAAAGGACAAATGGTGAGGGAAATAGATGCTTTGGGAGGTTATTCTGGAATTGTTTCTGATCATAGTATGATTCAATTTAGAATGTTAAATAAATCTAAAGGTCCTGCAATGTGGAGTCCTAGAGCTCAATGTGATAGAAAGTTATTTTCCTATTATTGGAGGTTTTTTTTAGAAAAAAACGCTAGATTAGATCTGTATCAAGATACAGTTACATCTCTAATCATAGAAAAAGATACAATAAAAGGAGTAAAAACTTTTTTTGGATTAAAGATTAAAGGAAAATCAGTTATACTTACAAATGGAACTTTTTTAAATGGGAAAATACATATTGGTAAAAAAAAAATTAAAGGAGGAAGAATAGCAGAACAAGAAGTTCGTGGAATTACTGAACAATTAACCAAACATTTTGGATTAAAATATGGAAGAATGAAGACAGGAACATCACCAAGAGTGGATGGTCGTTCATTAAATTATGATAAAATGAAGTGTCAAAATGGAGATACTTTTCCTCAAAAATTTTCTTTTTTTGATGATACAAAAAAATTAACCAAACAACGAAAATGTTATATAACTTGTACCAATCAAAAAGTACATGATTTAATACGTCAGTATTTAGATTATTCTCCAATTTTTTCAAAATCTATTCAAGGTGCAAGTCCAAGATATTGCCCTTCTATAGAAGAAAAAATCTTTAGATTTCCAGATAAAAAAGAACATCCTATTTTTATAGAGCCTGAAGGATGGAATACTGTAGAAGTATATATTAATGGATTTTCCACTTCTTTTCCGGAAAAGATACAATATGAGTCATTAAAGAAAATTTCCGGATTTGAAAAAGTGAAAATATTAAGACCTGGATATGCAATTGAATATGATTATTTTCCTCCAGAACAATTAAAACTTACTTTAGAAAGTAAAATTATAAAAAATCTTTTTTTTGCTGGACAAATTAATGGTACTACTGGATATGAAGAAGCTTCAGCTCAGGGATTAATGGCAGGAATAAACGCTTATTTAAAAGTAATGCAAAAAGAACCACTAATTATTACAAGAAATCAAGCTTATATTGGAGTTTTAATAGATGATTTAATTACAAAAGGAACAAAAGAACCTTATAGAATGTTCACTTCAAGAGCTGAATATAGAATGTTATTACGGCAAGATAATGCAGATGTAAGACTAACTCCTATTGGATATAATATAGGTTTGATTTCAGAAAAAAAAATGAGAATATTAGATACAAAAAAATCTAAAATTGAAAAATGTATACATTTATTTCATAACATGAATATTAATCCAAAAATTATCAATCCAATATTAGATACAAAAAAATCTCCAAGAATATGCTTTGATAAAAAAGTAGAAAATATTTTATCTCGTTCTGAGATTAGTATAAAAGATATTATTTCTATTCCATTTTTAATGGAAAAAATTAGAAAAAATGATTTTAATCAAGAAATATTAGAACAAGTTTCTATTCAAATAAAATATAAAGGATATATAGAGAGAGAAAAAGAAAATGCAAAAAAACTATTAAAATTGGAAAAACTAAAAATTCCAAATAATTTCGATTATAAAAAAATACAATCTCTTTCTTTAGAAGCGAGAGAAAAATTGGATTATTATCGTCCAGAATCATTAGCTCAAGCATCAAGAATTAGTGGAATTTCTCCTTCCGACTTAAGTATTTTGCTTATTTATATGAAACGTTAA
- a CDS encoding 3'-5' exonuclease, which produces MTLKLHRPICFFDIEATGINIGKDRIIEISILKVFPNGNQEDKTWLVNPGIPIPPQSTAIHGIEDKDVVGKFRFKDVSFSILKMIENTDLAGYNSNRFDIPILAEEMLRSGISFDIKKYKTIDVQVIFHKMEPRTLSAAYKYYCNKNLMKAHSSKADALATYEILLSQLEKYENLKKDVKSLNQFSHQKNIADLAGFIKIDENGNEIFNFGKYKGEKIFEIFEKDPNYYGWIQNSDFPLYTKKILTGIKLRKFNKS; this is translated from the coding sequence ATGACATTAAAACTTCATCGTCCCATTTGTTTCTTTGATATAGAAGCTACAGGAATCAATATCGGAAAAGACAGAATTATAGAAATATCTATATTAAAAGTATTTCCTAATGGAAATCAAGAAGATAAAACTTGGCTAGTTAATCCAGGAATCCCTATTCCTCCTCAATCAACAGCTATTCATGGCATTGAAGATAAGGATGTAGTAGGAAAGTTTAGATTTAAAGATGTTTCTTTCTCTATTTTGAAAATGATTGAAAATACAGATCTAGCAGGATATAATTCTAATAGATTTGATATTCCAATTTTAGCAGAAGAAATGCTTCGATCGGGAATATCTTTCGATATTAAAAAATATAAAACTATAGACGTACAAGTTATTTTTCATAAAATGGAACCTAGAACACTTTCTGCTGCTTATAAATATTATTGCAATAAAAATCTTATGAAAGCTCATAGTTCAAAAGCAGATGCATTGGCTACATATGAAATATTACTATCACAATTGGAAAAATATGAAAATCTTAAAAAAGACGTTAAAAGTCTAAATCAATTTTCTCATCAAAAAAATATAGCAGATCTTGCTGGATTTATTAAAATAGATGAAAATGGAAACGAAATATTTAATTTTGGAAAATACAAAGGAGAAAAGATTTTTGAAATATTTGAAAAAGACCCAAACTATTATGGATGGATACAAAATTCAGATTTTCCTTTATATACAAAAAAAATATTAACAGGGATTAAGTTAAGAAAATTCAATAAATCTTAA